A region of Jannaschia sp. W003 DNA encodes the following proteins:
- a CDS encoding ATP-dependent helicase — translation MTQIDDSDAFEAASLSARAMAQRPAPYLDGLNPAQRQAVETLDGPVLMLAGAGTGKTRALTARIAHLLTQGKARPNEILAVTFTNKAAREMRERVGSMIGDVAEGMPWLGTFHAICVKLLRRHAELIVSRQADPLLQGAERELHLRSNFTILDTDDQIRLLRQLIRAADIDDKRWPPRMLAGIIDHWKNRAWTPDKVPAHEAEAFDGKGVALYRAYQDRLLSLNAVDFGDLLLHVIRILQEHDDVLAQYRRWFRYILVDEYQDTNVAQYLWLRLLAGGHRNICCVGDDDQSIYGWRGAEVGNILRFEKDFEGAAVVRLEQNYRSTPHILAAASAVIAGNKGRLGKSLWTDAEEGEKVRLIGHWDGEEEARWIGEEAEAMTGGTRGMAPHSLDNMAILVRAAHQMRAFEDRFLTIGMPYRVIGGPRFYERLEIRDAMAYFRLVVSPDDDLAFERIVNTPKRGLGDKAQQTIQRMARSNGVGLLEGAKLCVRTKTIGGKGGKALGELCDGLDRWRGEMLEGRDHIRLAEEILDESGYTTFWQNEKTPEAPGRLENLKELVKALEQFENLQGFLEHVSLIMDNEASGEDEPKITLMTLHGAKGLEFPVVFLPGWEDGLFPSQRSMDESGVKGLEEERRLAYVGITRAKEVCTISFAANRRVHGQWQSALPSRFIDELPAEHVEVLTPPGLYGGGFGAAGMAAAQRSAMSGGVESDLEDRARKADVYNSPGWRRLQTNAARPVRQPTEAKNLVIDATAVSAFTTGDRVFHQKFGYGEVMGVEGDKLEIEFDKTGSKKVVGRFLLPAEQAGDVPF, via the coding sequence ATGACCCAGATCGACGATTCGGACGCCTTCGAGGCCGCCAGCCTGTCCGCGCGCGCGATGGCGCAGCGCCCCGCGCCCTATCTCGACGGGCTGAACCCCGCGCAGCGCCAGGCGGTCGAGACGCTCGACGGCCCCGTGCTGATGCTCGCAGGCGCGGGCACCGGCAAGACGCGCGCGCTGACCGCGCGCATCGCCCACCTGCTCACGCAGGGAAAGGCGCGCCCCAACGAGATCCTCGCCGTCACCTTCACCAACAAGGCCGCGCGCGAGATGCGCGAGCGGGTGGGGAGCATGATCGGCGACGTGGCCGAGGGCATGCCCTGGCTCGGCACCTTCCACGCCATCTGCGTCAAGCTCCTGCGCCGGCACGCCGAGCTGATCGTCTCGCGCCAGGCCGATCCGCTCCTGCAGGGCGCCGAGCGCGAGCTGCACCTGCGCTCGAACTTCACGATCCTGGACACCGACGACCAGATCCGCCTGCTCCGCCAGCTCATCCGCGCCGCGGACATCGACGACAAGCGCTGGCCGCCGCGGATGCTGGCCGGGATCATCGACCACTGGAAGAACCGCGCCTGGACCCCGGACAAGGTGCCCGCCCACGAGGCCGAGGCCTTCGACGGCAAGGGCGTCGCGCTCTACCGCGCCTACCAGGACCGGCTGCTGTCGCTGAACGCCGTCGACTTCGGCGACCTGCTGCTCCACGTGATCCGCATCCTGCAGGAGCACGACGACGTGCTCGCCCAGTACCGGCGCTGGTTCCGCTACATCCTCGTGGACGAGTACCAGGACACCAACGTCGCCCAGTACCTCTGGCTGCGCCTGCTCGCGGGCGGGCACCGCAACATCTGTTGCGTGGGCGACGACGACCAGTCGATCTACGGCTGGCGCGGCGCCGAGGTGGGCAACATCCTGCGCTTCGAGAAGGACTTCGAGGGCGCCGCCGTGGTGCGGCTGGAGCAGAACTACCGCTCCACGCCCCACATCCTCGCCGCCGCCTCCGCGGTGATCGCCGGCAACAAGGGGCGGCTGGGCAAGTCGCTCTGGACCGACGCCGAGGAGGGCGAGAAGGTCCGCCTGATCGGCCACTGGGACGGCGAGGAGGAGGCCCGTTGGATCGGCGAGGAGGCCGAGGCCATGACCGGCGGCACCCGCGGCATGGCGCCCCACTCGCTGGACAACATGGCGATCCTCGTGCGCGCCGCCCACCAGATGCGCGCCTTCGAGGACCGCTTCCTCACCATCGGCATGCCCTACCGGGTGATCGGCGGCCCGCGCTTCTACGAGCGCCTGGAGATACGGGACGCGATGGCCTACTTCCGCCTCGTGGTCTCGCCCGACGACGACCTCGCCTTCGAGCGGATCGTGAACACGCCCAAGCGCGGGCTGGGCGACAAGGCGCAGCAGACGATCCAGCGCATGGCCCGGTCCAACGGGGTGGGGCTGCTGGAGGGCGCCAAGCTCTGCGTGCGCACCAAGACCATCGGCGGCAAGGGCGGCAAGGCCCTGGGCGAGCTGTGCGACGGGCTCGACCGCTGGCGCGGCGAGATGCTGGAGGGGCGCGACCACATCCGCCTCGCCGAGGAGATCCTCGACGAGTCCGGCTACACCACCTTCTGGCAGAACGAGAAGACGCCCGAGGCGCCGGGCCGGCTCGAGAACCTGAAAGAGCTGGTCAAGGCGCTTGAGCAGTTCGAGAACCTGCAAGGGTTCCTGGAGCACGTGTCGCTGATCATGGACAACGAGGCCTCGGGCGAGGACGAGCCCAAGATTACGCTGATGACGCTGCACGGCGCCAAGGGGCTGGAGTTCCCGGTGGTGTTCCTGCCGGGCTGGGAGGACGGGCTGTTCCCATCGCAGCGGAGCATGGACGAGTCGGGTGTGAAGGGCCTCGAGGAGGAGCGGCGGCTCGCCTACGTCGGGATCACCCGCGCCAAGGAGGTCTGCACGATCTCCTTCGCGGCCAACCGGCGCGTCCACGGCCAGTGGCAGTCGGCGCTGCCCTCGCGCTTCATCGACGAGCTGCCCGCCGAGCATGTCGAGGTGCTGACGCCTCCCGGCCTCTACGGCGGCGGCTTCGGCGCGGCCGGCATGGCGGCGGCCCAGCGCTCGGCCATGTCGGGCGGCGTCGAGAGCGACCTCGAGGACCGCGCCCGGAAGGCGGACGTGTACAACTCGCCCGGCTGGCGGCGCCTCCAGACCAATGCGGCGCGCCCCGTGCGTCAGCCCACCGAGGCCAAGAACCTCGTGATCGACGCCACGGCCGTGTCGGCCTTCACCACCGGCGACCGCGTCTTCCACCAGAAGTTCGGCTACGGCGAGGTGATGGGGGTCGAGGGCGACAAGCTGGAGATCGAGTTCGACAAGACCGGCTCGAAGAAGGTGGTGGGGCGGTTCCTGCTGCCCGCGGAGCAGGCGGGGGACGTGCCCTTCTGA
- the pyc gene encoding pyruvate carboxylase, whose translation MPDFRKILIANRGEIAIRVMRAANEMGKRTVAVYAEEDKLSLHRFKADEAYRIGEGLGPVQAYLSVPEIIRVAKAAGADAIHPGYGLLSENPDFVDACAAAGIVFIGPRAETMRQLGDKASARRVAIEAGVPVIPATEVLGDDMDAVRREAAAVGYPLMLKASWGGGGRGMRPIRSEEELEEKVLEGRREAEAAFGNGEGYLERMIERARHVEVQILGDKHGNTYHLWERDCSVQRRNQKVVERAPAPYLSPAQREQLCSLGKRICEHVGYECAGTVEFLMDMDTGEFFFIEVNPRVQVEHTVTEEVTGIDIVRAQILIAEGKSLTEATGVASQYDVLLDGHAMQCRVTTEDPANNFIPDYGRITTYRSATGMGIRLDGGTAYSGAVITRYYDSLLTKVTAWAKTPEATIARMDRALREFRIRGVATNIDFVINLLKHPKFLAYEYTTKFIDETPELFDFRPRRDRATKLLTYVADVTVNGHPETEGRPRPPADIRAPRAPERLRETPPDGTRQILEASGPEGLAEWMLGRERLLLTDTTMRDGHQSLLATRMRSIDMVRAAPAYATNLPELFSVECWGGATFDVAYRFLQECPWQRLRDLRAAMPNLLTQMLLRASNGVGYTNYPDNVVRSFVARAAETGVDVFRVFDSLNWTENMRVAMDAVIESGKVCEGTVCYTGDVLDPDRAKYDLKYYVSMARELEAAGAHVLGLKDMAGLLKPASARVLIRALKDEVGIPVHFHTHDTAGIACASILAAAEAGVDAADVAMDAFSGNTSQATFGTILEALKGQPRDPGLDIGAVRRMSDYWESVRAQYVAFESGMQAPSSEVYLHEMPGGQFTNLKAQARSMGLEERWHEVAQMYADVNRMFGDIVKVTPSSKVVGDMALMMVAQGLTVEEVEDPAVEVSFPDSVIDMMRGSLGQPPGGWPKGLQRKILKGEKPLADRPGKHLKPVDLEAVRAEAEARIGEPLDDEDLNGYLMYPKVFTDYALRHQAYGPVRALPTPVFFYGMEPMDEIEAEIDPGVTLNVRLQAVGETQEDGEARVFFELNGQPRVIRVPDRKAGGGAAKRPKAELGNPAHLGAPMPGVVASVAVQAGAKVAKGDMLLTIEAMKMETGLHAERDGTVKAVHVAPGAQIDAKDLLVEFG comes from the coding sequence ATGCCCGACTTCCGCAAGATCCTGATCGCCAACCGCGGCGAGATCGCCATCCGCGTGATGCGCGCCGCCAACGAGATGGGGAAGCGGACCGTCGCCGTCTACGCCGAGGAGGACAAGCTCAGCCTCCACCGCTTCAAGGCCGACGAGGCCTACCGCATCGGCGAGGGGCTCGGCCCCGTGCAGGCCTACCTCTCGGTCCCCGAGATCATCCGCGTGGCCAAGGCCGCGGGCGCCGACGCGATCCACCCCGGATACGGCCTCCTGAGCGAGAACCCCGACTTCGTGGACGCCTGCGCCGCGGCCGGCATCGTGTTCATCGGCCCGCGGGCGGAGACGATGCGCCAGCTCGGCGACAAGGCCTCCGCCCGCCGCGTCGCCATCGAGGCCGGCGTGCCCGTGATCCCCGCCACCGAGGTGCTGGGCGACGACATGGACGCGGTGCGCCGCGAGGCGGCCGCGGTCGGCTACCCGCTGATGCTCAAGGCCTCCTGGGGCGGCGGCGGCCGCGGCATGCGGCCCATCCGCTCCGAGGAGGAGCTGGAGGAGAAGGTGCTGGAGGGCCGGCGCGAGGCCGAGGCCGCCTTCGGCAACGGCGAGGGCTACCTCGAGCGCATGATCGAGCGCGCCCGCCACGTCGAGGTGCAGATCCTCGGCGACAAGCACGGCAACACCTACCACCTGTGGGAGCGCGACTGCTCGGTGCAGCGCCGCAACCAGAAGGTCGTGGAGCGCGCGCCCGCCCCCTACCTCTCGCCCGCCCAGCGCGAGCAGCTCTGCTCCCTGGGCAAGCGCATCTGCGAGCACGTGGGCTACGAGTGCGCCGGCACGGTCGAGTTCCTGATGGACATGGACACCGGCGAGTTCTTCTTCATCGAGGTGAACCCCCGCGTGCAGGTCGAGCACACCGTGACCGAGGAGGTCACGGGCATCGACATCGTGCGCGCCCAGATCCTGATCGCGGAAGGCAAGTCGCTGACCGAGGCGACCGGCGTCGCCTCGCAGTACGACGTGCTGCTGGACGGCCACGCCATGCAGTGCCGCGTCACCACCGAGGACCCGGCCAACAACTTCATCCCCGACTACGGCCGCATCACCACCTACCGCTCCGCCACCGGCATGGGCATACGCCTCGACGGCGGCACCGCCTACTCGGGCGCGGTGATCACGCGCTACTACGACTCGCTGCTCACCAAGGTCACCGCCTGGGCCAAGACGCCCGAGGCCACCATCGCCCGCATGGACCGGGCCTTGCGCGAGTTCCGCATCCGCGGCGTGGCCACGAACATAGACTTCGTGATCAACCTGCTCAAGCATCCGAAATTCCTGGCCTACGAGTACACCACCAAGTTCATCGACGAGACGCCCGAGCTGTTCGACTTCCGCCCCCGCCGCGACCGGGCCACGAAGCTGCTGACCTACGTGGCCGACGTCACCGTGAACGGGCACCCCGAAACCGAAGGGCGCCCGCGCCCGCCCGCCGACATCCGCGCCCCCCGCGCGCCCGAGCGCCTGCGCGAGACGCCCCCCGACGGCACCCGCCAGATCCTGGAGGCGTCCGGCCCCGAGGGGCTGGCCGAGTGGATGCTGGGCCGCGAACGCCTCTTGCTGACCGACACCACCATGCGCGACGGGCACCAGTCGCTTCTGGCGACGCGGATGCGCTCGATCGACATGGTGCGCGCCGCGCCCGCCTACGCCACCAACCTGCCCGAGCTGTTCTCGGTGGAGTGCTGGGGCGGCGCCACCTTCGACGTGGCCTACCGCTTCCTGCAGGAATGCCCCTGGCAGCGCCTGCGCGACCTGCGCGCGGCCATGCCCAACCTGCTGACCCAGATGCTGCTGCGGGCCTCGAACGGGGTGGGCTACACCAACTACCCCGACAACGTGGTGCGCAGCTTCGTCGCCCGCGCCGCCGAGACCGGCGTCGACGTGTTCCGCGTGTTCGACAGCCTCAACTGGACCGAGAACATGCGCGTCGCCATGGACGCCGTGATCGAGAGCGGCAAGGTCTGCGAGGGCACGGTCTGCTACACCGGCGACGTGCTCGACCCGGACCGCGCGAAGTACGACCTGAAGTACTACGTCTCGATGGCGAGGGAGCTTGAGGCCGCGGGCGCCCACGTGCTCGGCCTCAAGGACATGGCGGGCCTCCTCAAGCCCGCCTCGGCCCGCGTGCTGATCCGCGCCCTGAAGGACGAGGTCGGCATCCCGGTCCACTTCCACACCCACGACACGGCGGGCATCGCCTGCGCCTCGATCCTGGCCGCCGCCGAGGCTGGCGTGGACGCGGCGGATGTCGCCATGGACGCCTTCTCGGGCAACACCAGCCAGGCCACCTTCGGCACCATCCTCGAGGCCCTGAAGGGCCAGCCCCGCGACCCGGGCCTCGACATCGGCGCGGTGCGGCGGATGTCGGACTACTGGGAGTCGGTGCGCGCCCAGTACGTGGCCTTTGAAAGCGGGATGCAGGCGCCCTCGTCCGAGGTGTACCTCCACGAGATGCCCGGCGGGCAGTTCACCAACCTCAAGGCGCAGGCCCGCTCCATGGGCCTCGAGGAGCGCTGGCACGAGGTGGCGCAGATGTACGCCGACGTGAATCGAATGTTCGGCGACATCGTGAAGGTCACGCCCTCGTCCAAGGTCGTGGGCGACATGGCCCTGATGATGGTGGCGCAAGGATTGACGGTGGAGGAGGTCGAGGACCCCGCCGTGGAGGTCTCGTTCCCGGACTCCGTGATCGACATGATGCGCGGCAGCCTGGGCCAGCCCCCGGGCGGCTGGCCCAAGGGGCTGCAGCGGAAGATCCTGAAGGGCGAGAAGCCCCTCGCCGACCGCCCCGGCAAGCACCTCAAGCCGGTGGACCTCGAGGCCGTGCGCGCCGAGGCGGAGGCCAGGATCGGCGAGCCGCTCGATGACGAGGACCTGAACGGCTACCTCATGTATCCGAAGGTCTTCACCGACTACGCCCTGCGCCACCAGGCCTACGGCCCCGTGCGCGCCCTGCCCACGCCGGTGTTCTTCTACGGCATGGAGCCGATGGACGAGATCGAGGCCGAGATCGACCCGGGCGTCACGCTCAACGTCCGCCTGCAGGCCGTGGGCGAGACGCAGGAGGACGGCGAGGCGCGCGTGTTCTTCGAACTCAACGGCCAGCCCCGCGTGATCCGCGTGCCCGACCGCAAGGCCGGCGGCGGCGCGGCCAAGCGCCCCAAGGCCGAGCTTGGCAATCCCGCGCATCTCGGCGCACCGATGCCCGGCGTGGTGGCGAGCGTGGCGGTGCAGGCGGGGGCCAAGGTCGCCAAGGGCGACATGCTGCTGACCATCGAGGCCATGAAGATGGAGACCGGCCTCCACGCCGAGCGCGACGGAACCGTCAAGGCGGTGCACGTCGCCCCCGGCGCGCAGATCGACGCCAAGGACCTGCTCGTCGAGTTCGGCTGA
- a CDS encoding Hint domain-containing protein: protein MPDHSLRLYSIDPYDVLSRQDGGTAAWTGPAVADVQATVTDNAAGGEGSVLTDGNRGETATVDVTVGGIAYSGVSIQAEESWSLRDTVTGETLTVVTFNVDGGAEYLTLASAPLIEGRTYQTLDYDNSPSLAEGTGFAYADYNDGTVSGTAGDDVIDRGYAGDPNGDRVDGNDLYTTEKAELSFKWSQYADGQNLAGGAVQVVDGVEVTVTSSVPAGSTFTADRSETTYTPPGQPHPTNSSARFYANGNATDTLLRIDFDSADPAVSTEVHNVRFVLNDIDGVQGGGNNFQDILTVRAFDAEGNEVAVAFTVLGNDSVSGNTITGAIDSDTPDQPDGSVLVQIAGPVTEVTIVYDNGGTTQQAVFLSDIYFDSVQTQGNADRIDAGAGNDSVFAGSDDDTVFGGTGNDTLRGGSGNDSLLGGDGRDSLVGGTGADTLDGGADADTLEGNEGADLLRGGTGDDSLSGGGDADTLEGGDGADTLDGGTGADVLRGGEGNDRLIGGGGNDSLQGDAGADTLLGGGGNDTLDGGDGADSLSGDAGADLLIGGAGDDTLLGGSEADTLRGGTGADRLDGGTGADSLAGEAGNDTLLGGDGNDTLDGGTEADSLAGGLGNDVLIGGAGDDTLAGDDGDDSLWGGTGADRLDGGAGADSISGDAGSDVLIGGVGNDTLDGGADADSLAGGFGDDVLVGGDGDDTLAGEDGADTLAGGTGADRLDGGAGADSLAGEAGNDTLLGGDGNDTLDGGADADSLAGGLGDDVLIGGDGDDTLAGGDGADTLSGGAGGDSLSGGAGADSVDGGAGDDTVDVGRGDTATGGDGDDLFVIDDAQAGTGPIRIVGGEGGETLGDTLDFRGNFQRGSIRYDDTADAAGGLSGTARLLDGTEVTFSEIETVICFVEGTRIATPAGPRPVEDLREGDAVLTRDGPARVLWQGCRHVAARPWQAPVRIRRGAYGASADLLVSPQHRILVGGWRAQLLFGDAEVLAPARALVDDRHVTWDRRPGHVAYHHVVLQGGHGVLDAHGVGAESLLPGDAALESLAPRARARLLELCPGLRAGEGGVPARPILRTRDARSLAAA from the coding sequence ATGCCCGACCACTCGCTGCGTCTCTACTCCATCGACCCGTACGACGTGCTCTCGCGTCAGGACGGCGGGACGGCCGCGTGGACGGGGCCGGCCGTGGCCGACGTCCAGGCGACGGTGACGGACAACGCGGCGGGCGGCGAAGGGTCCGTGCTCACCGACGGCAACCGGGGCGAGACCGCCACCGTCGACGTCACCGTAGGCGGGATCGCCTACTCCGGCGTCAGCATCCAGGCCGAGGAAAGCTGGTCGCTGCGGGACACGGTGACGGGCGAGACGCTCACCGTCGTCACCTTCAACGTCGACGGGGGCGCGGAGTACCTGACCCTCGCCAGCGCGCCGTTGATCGAGGGCCGCACCTACCAGACGCTGGACTACGACAACTCGCCCAGCCTCGCCGAGGGCACGGGCTTCGCCTACGCGGACTACAACGACGGCACGGTCTCGGGCACCGCCGGCGACGACGTGATCGACCGCGGCTACGCCGGCGATCCCAACGGCGACCGGGTCGACGGCAACGACCTCTACACCACCGAGAAGGCGGAGCTGTCGTTCAAGTGGTCGCAGTACGCCGACGGCCAGAACCTCGCGGGCGGCGCCGTGCAGGTGGTGGACGGCGTGGAGGTCACGGTGACCTCCTCGGTGCCCGCCGGCTCCACCTTCACGGCCGACCGCAGCGAGACGACCTACACGCCGCCGGGCCAGCCGCACCCCACGAACTCCTCGGCGCGCTTCTACGCCAACGGCAACGCCACCGACACGCTGCTGCGGATCGACTTCGACAGCGCGGACCCCGCGGTCTCGACCGAGGTGCACAACGTGCGCTTCGTGCTCAACGACATCGACGGCGTGCAGGGCGGGGGCAACAACTTCCAGGACATCCTGACGGTCCGCGCCTTCGACGCCGAGGGCAACGAGGTCGCGGTCGCCTTCACGGTGCTGGGCAACGACTCGGTCTCGGGCAACACGATCACGGGCGCGATCGACAGCGACACGCCGGATCAGCCCGACGGCTCGGTGCTCGTGCAGATCGCGGGGCCGGTCACCGAGGTCACGATCGTCTACGACAACGGCGGCACCACGCAGCAGGCCGTCTTCCTGTCCGACATCTACTTCGACAGCGTGCAGACCCAGGGCAACGCCGACCGCATCGACGCGGGCGCGGGCAACGACTCGGTGTTCGCGGGCTCCGACGACGACACGGTGTTCGGCGGCACGGGCAACGACACGCTGCGCGGCGGCAGCGGGAACGACTCGCTGCTGGGCGGCGACGGGCGCGACTCGCTGGTCGGCGGCACCGGGGCCGACACCCTCGACGGCGGCGCGGACGCCGACACGCTCGAGGGCAACGAGGGCGCCGACCTCCTGCGCGGCGGCACCGGCGACGACAGCCTCTCGGGCGGCGGCGACGCGGACACGCTGGAGGGCGGCGACGGGGCCGACACGCTCGACGGGGGCACGGGCGCGGACGTGCTGCGGGGCGGGGAGGGGAACGACCGCCTGATCGGCGGCGGCGGCAACGACTCGCTGCAGGGCGACGCCGGGGCCGACACGCTTCTCGGCGGCGGCGGCAACGACACGCTCGATGGCGGCGACGGCGCGGACTCCCTGTCGGGCGACGCCGGTGCGGACCTGCTGATCGGCGGTGCGGGCGACGACACGCTGCTGGGCGGCTCCGAGGCCGACACCCTGCGCGGCGGCACGGGCGCCGACCGTCTGGACGGCGGCACGGGGGCGGACAGCCTCGCGGGCGAGGCCGGCAACGACACGCTGCTGGGCGGCGACGGCAACGACACGCTCGACGGCGGCACGGAGGCCGACAGCCTCGCGGGCGGGCTCGGCAACGACGTCCTGATCGGCGGCGCGGGCGACGACACCCTCGCGGGCGACGACGGCGACGACTCGCTCTGGGGCGGCACGGGAGCCGACCGCCTCGACGGCGGCGCGGGCGCGGACAGCATCTCGGGCGACGCCGGCAGCGACGTTCTGATCGGTGGCGTGGGCAACGACACGCTCGACGGCGGCGCGGATGCGGACAGTCTCGCGGGCGGGTTCGGCGACGACGTCCTGGTCGGCGGTGACGGCGACGACACCCTCGCGGGGGAGGACGGCGCGGATACCCTCGCGGGCGGCACCGGGGCCGACCGCCTGGACGGCGGCGCAGGTGCGGACAGCCTTGCGGGCGAGGCCGGCAACGACACGCTGCTGGGCGGCGACGGCAACGACACGCTCGACGGCGGCGCGGATGCGGACAGCCTCGCGGGCGGGCTCGGCGACGACGTCCTGATCGGCGGCGACGGCGACGATACCCTCGCGGGGGGCGACGGGGCCGACACGCTCTCGGGCGGCGCGGGCGGCGACTCCCTGTCGGGCGGTGCGGGCGCGGACAGCGTCGACGGCGGCGCGGGCGACGACACCGTCGACGTGGGCCGGGGCGACACCGCCACGGGCGGGGACGGCGACGACCTGTTCGTGATCGACGACGCCCAGGCGGGCACGGGGCCGATCCGCATCGTCGGCGGCGAGGGCGGCGAGACCCTCGGCGACACGCTCGACTTCCGCGGCAATTTCCAGCGGGGCTCGATCCGGTACGACGACACCGCCGACGCGGCCGGCGGCCTGTCGGGCACGGCGCGGCTGCTGGACGGCACGGAGGTCACGTTCAGCGAGATCGAGACGGTGATCTGCTTCGTGGAAGGGACGCGCATCGCGACCCCCGCGGGGCCGCGGCCCGTGGAGGACCTGCGCGAGGGCGACGCGGTGCTCACTCGCGACGGCCCGGCCCGGGTGCTCTGGCAGGGGTGCCGGCACGTGGCGGCGCGCCCCTGGCAGGCACCGGTGCGGATCCGGCGGGGGGCCTACGGGGCCTCTGCCGACCTGCTCGTCTCGCCGCAGCACCGCATCCTCGTGGGCGGCTGGCGCGCGCAGCTCCTCTTCGGCGACGCCGAGGTGCTGGCGCCCGCCCGGGCCCTGGTGGACGACCGGCACGTCACCTGGGACCGCCGCCCGGGGCACGTCGCCTACCACCACGTCGTCCTGCAGGGCGGACACGGCGTGCTCGACGCCCACGGGGTGGGGGCCGAGAGCCTGCTGCCCGGCGACGCGGCGCTGGAGAGCCTCGCGCCCCGCGCCCGCGCGCGCCTGCTGGAGTTGTGCCCCGGCCTGCGCGCCGGCGAGGGCGGCGTCCCGGCGCGGCCGATCCTGCGGACCCGCGACGCCCGCAGCCTCGCCGCCGCCTGA
- the hisB gene encoding imidazoleglycerol-phosphate dehydratase HisB has protein sequence MRTARIERRTAETDITVEIALDGTGRSRCRTGVGFFDHMLDQLARHSLIDMEIACEGDLHIDDHHTVEDVGIALGQALREAVGDKRGIRRYGECHLPMDDALVRAALDLSGRPWLGWGLDLPHAKIGAFDAELVREFFQALSTHGGITLHVDVLRGVNGHHIAEAAFKAVARALRAAVEPDPRAGDAVPSTKGAL, from the coding sequence ATGCGAACGGCCAGGATCGAGCGGCGCACCGCCGAGACCGACATCACCGTGGAGATCGCGCTCGACGGCACTGGCCGCTCGCGCTGCCGCACCGGCGTGGGCTTCTTCGACCACATGCTCGACCAGCTCGCCCGCCACTCCCTGATCGACATGGAGATCGCCTGCGAGGGCGACCTGCACATCGACGACCACCACACCGTGGAGGACGTCGGCATCGCGCTCGGCCAGGCCCTGCGGGAGGCCGTGGGCGACAAGCGCGGCATCCGCCGCTACGGCGAATGCCACCTGCCCATGGACGACGCGCTGGTGCGCGCGGCGCTCGACCTGTCGGGCCGGCCGTGGCTCGGCTGGGGCCTCGACCTGCCCCACGCCAAGATCGGCGCCTTCGACGCCGAGCTCGTGCGCGAGTTCTTCCAGGCCCTCTCGACCCACGGCGGCATCACGCTGCACGTGGACGTGCTGCGCGGCGTGAACGGCCACCACATCGCCGAGGCCGCCTTCAAGGCCGTCGCCCGCGCCCTGCGCGCCGCCGTGGAGCCCGATCCGCGGGCCGGCGACGCGGTGCCCTCCACGAAGGGCGCGCTCTAG
- the hisH gene encoding imidazole glycerol phosphate synthase subunit HisH, which yields MACVLVDAASGNLHSAAKAFERMARETGGAQIVVSSRPEDIAAADRLVVPGDGAFPACRRELLGNPGIEEALREAVERRAVPFLGICVGMQMLATLGREHKTTPGFGWVPGTVDRIDAPGLKVPHMGWNDLVVERAHPVLEGVATGDHAYFVHSYAMRVDDPADRLAHAEYGGAVTAVVARGNVVGTQFHPEKSQRAGLRIIANFLGWRP from the coding sequence GTGGCCTGCGTCCTCGTCGACGCGGCCAGCGGCAACCTCCACTCCGCCGCCAAGGCCTTCGAGCGCATGGCCCGCGAGACGGGCGGAGCGCAGATCGTGGTCTCCTCGCGCCCCGAGGACATCGCCGCGGCCGACCGCCTCGTGGTGCCCGGCGACGGCGCCTTTCCGGCCTGCCGCCGCGAGCTTCTTGGCAATCCCGGCATCGAGGAGGCGCTGCGCGAGGCGGTGGAGCGCCGCGCGGTGCCGTTTCTCGGCATCTGCGTGGGCATGCAGATGCTCGCCACGCTCGGGCGCGAACACAAGACCACGCCGGGCTTCGGCTGGGTGCCCGGCACGGTGGACCGCATTGACGCGCCGGGCCTGAAGGTGCCGCACATGGGCTGGAACGACCTGGTGGTGGAGCGCGCGCATCCCGTGCTGGAAGGGGTGGCGACGGGCGATCACGCCTACTTCGTCCACTCCTATGCGATGCGGGTGGACGATCCGGCCGACCGGCTGGCCCATGCGGAGTACGGCGGCGCCGTCACGGCCGTGGTCGCGCGGGGCAACGTGGTCGGCACGCAGTTCCACCCCGAGAAGAGCCAGCGCGCGGGCCTGCGCATCATCGCCAACTTCCTCGGCTGGCGGCCCTAG
- a CDS encoding DUF2147 domain-containing protein has protein sequence MKRILTAFAALVLSAGAALADPIEGTWQTEVDDGSYALVNVVPCGAGFCGVIARTFNSAGEYESPNKGRQIIREMVAQGGGRYEGQVWRPSNDKVYVGKVDLSGNSMALRGCVAGGLLCARQNWTRVR, from the coding sequence ATGAAACGCATCCTGACGGCCTTTGCGGCCCTCGTCCTGTCCGCCGGCGCGGCCCTGGCCGACCCCATCGAGGGCACCTGGCAGACCGAGGTCGACGACGGCTCCTACGCGCTGGTGAACGTGGTGCCCTGCGGCGCCGGCTTCTGCGGCGTGATCGCGCGCACCTTCAATAGCGCGGGCGAGTACGAGAGCCCCAACAAGGGCCGGCAGATCATCCGCGAGATGGTGGCGCAGGGCGGCGGCCGCTACGAGGGCCAGGTCTGGCGCCCGTCGAACGACAAGGTCTACGTCGGCAAGGTGGATCTCAGCGGCAACAGCATGGCCTTGCGCGGCTGCGTCGCCGGCGGCCTGCTCTGCGCGCGCCAGAACTGGACGCGCGTGCGCTGA